The following proteins are encoded in a genomic region of Montipora foliosa isolate CH-2021 chromosome 10, ASM3666993v2, whole genome shotgun sequence:
- the LOC137973696 gene encoding guanine nucleotide exchange factor C9orf72 homolog, with amino-acid sequence MNSMDTVAEGKDCLDEESCVNFWTTPSDDGFKFSNLSSSHVSVLAESGPFVAIVLCYWDNVLGPRLQHVWRAAAGDAASQESSVRYVVGRTLHGELLRDAPENVVDTKLFVLKDHSIVCHSFIFCGHDKCGPNISGLSLILPFSELKSYLPLVELVEERVKILIAKLRVLQAKDLVSSLSSFGNYVPRFIKTITSLRTAGIPDFIPISETAFSLGKANLFDNIFLMRVITCHLQTFGSTLVVGKALDKVNLMVNTLALLLPLEERRRSRYAVEALKTDLDLYDSDLFVQGLLKTPKEPFSLPVKGIITSSLPSTLVDLDTSDVKQTHPFNEHVLIRKEFIDIELALLLEEVQDAPMFPALGLFHNSEEVGLLVQTFIHDLSLLPCICGVREGFIDNFLRLLDRKALALIKYVEAKSSFGTVSLDHTAKRQLRQDLQLATEADYSIILARAEKLHPGIYTFLNGDPRQNVSRVQASLEWL; translated from the exons ATGAACAGTATGGATACCGTAGCTGAAGGAAAGGATTGTTTGGACGAGGAGAGTTGCGTGAATTTTTGGACAACACCATCAGATGATGGCTTCAAGTTTTCGAATCTTTCGTCAAGTCACGTGTCTGTGCTCGCGGAGAGCGGACCGTTCGTTGCCATAGTGTTGTGTTATTGGGACAATGTCCTGGGACCCAGACTTCAGCATGTTTGGAGAGCTGCAGCCGGGGATGCAGCATCTCAG GAATCAAGCGTCCGTTATGTAGTTGGTCGGACTTTGCATGGGGAACTTTTACGAGATGCTCCAGAGAATGTTGTTGACACAAAGCTTTTTGTGTTGAAAGATCACAGCATTGTCTGTCATTCTTTCATTTTCTGTGGCCATGACAAGTGTGGACCCAACATTTCTGGCCTCTCACTTATTCTTCCATTCTCTGAACTAAAAAGCTACTTGCCTTTGGTAGAGCTGGTTGAAGAAAGAGTGAAGATTCTCATTGCTAAGCTGAGAGTGTTACAAGCAAAG GACTTGGTGTCTTCTCTTTCTTCATTTGGCAATTACGTTCCTCGTTTCATTAAGACTATTACAAGCCTCAGAACAGCAGGCATTCCTGATTTCATTCCA ATAAGTGAGACAGCCTTTAGCCTTGGAAAAGCGAATCTCTTTGACAACATCTTTCTAATGAG GGTAATAACATGTCACTTACAGACATTTGGAAGCACTCTAGTTGTTGGAAAAGCTTTGGATAAAGTCAACttg ATGGTGAATACCTTAGCATTGTTGTTGCCATTAGAGGAGCGCCGAAGATCTCGCTATGCTGTGGAGGCATTGAAAACTGATCTTGATCTGTATGATTCAGATCTGTTTGTCCAAGGCTTGTTAAAG ACTCCCAAAGAGCCCTTCAGTCTTCCAGTCAAAGGAATCATCACAAGCAGTCTTCCAAGCACTTTGGTTGACTTGGACACCAGTGACGTCAAACAGACACATCCATTTAATGAGCATGTGCTCATTAGGAAGGAGTTTATCGACATTGAATTGGCACTGTTGTTAGAGGAGGTGCAAGATGCACCAATGTTTCCTGCACT AGGCTTGTTTCACAATTCAGAGGAAGTTGGTTTACTAGTACAAACATTTATTCATGAT ctcAGTCTTTTGCCATGTATATGTGGTGTCCGGGAGGGATTCATTGACAATTTTTTGAGGCTCCTTGACAGAAAAGCCCTTGCACTCATCAAATATGTGGAAGCTAAGTC GTCATTTGGTACGGTATCACTGGATCACACTGCTAAGAGGCAGTTGCGTCAGGACCTACAGCTAGCTACAGAGGCTGATTACTCCATCATATTAGCGCGTGCAGAAAAATTACATCCAGGAATTTACACCTTCCTCAATGGAGATCCACGACAAAATGTTTCTCGTGTACAAGCCAGTTTAGAATGGCTCTGA